In Halobacterium sp. R2-5, the following are encoded in one genomic region:
- a CDS encoding phosphoribosyltransferase family protein, whose amino-acid sequence MNRAEKAALQLRAVDVLRTLKETRTYDELSAETGLPAGDLNRYVNGHVLPSAERAREVVEDAGADLLREELEARVRLDDEGYVDNSGVVFDQSFLDLVAPVAAETFDFERPDVVLTAATDGITLAASLASYYGARCAYAKKSKETAVEEFIEARKRFESGIELTYYLPASAIDAGETVLVVDDLIRSGETQEILLDIAAAADADVTGVFTLIAVGDDGVERARELTDAPVGALAELE is encoded by the coding sequence ATGAACCGAGCCGAGAAGGCCGCCCTGCAGCTGCGGGCGGTCGACGTGTTGCGCACGCTGAAGGAGACGCGGACGTACGACGAGCTCTCCGCGGAGACCGGCCTCCCGGCCGGCGACCTGAACCGCTACGTGAACGGCCACGTCCTCCCGAGCGCCGAGCGCGCCCGCGAGGTCGTCGAGGACGCCGGCGCCGACCTCCTGCGCGAGGAGCTCGAAGCCCGCGTGCGCCTCGACGACGAGGGCTACGTGGACAACTCCGGGGTCGTCTTCGACCAGTCGTTCCTCGACCTCGTCGCGCCGGTCGCCGCCGAGACGTTCGACTTCGAGCGCCCGGACGTCGTGCTCACCGCGGCCACCGACGGCATCACGCTCGCGGCGTCGCTGGCGTCGTACTACGGCGCGCGCTGCGCGTACGCCAAGAAGTCCAAGGAGACCGCCGTCGAGGAGTTCATCGAGGCGCGCAAGCGCTTCGAGTCCGGCATCGAGCTCACCTACTACCTCCCCGCGTCCGCCATCGACGCCGGCGAGACCGTCCTCGTCGTCGACGACCTCATCCGCTCGGGCGAGACCCAGGAGATCCTGCTCGACATCGCTGCCGCCGCGGACGCCGACGTCACGGGCGTGTTCACGCTCATCGCCGTCGGCGACGACGGCGTCGAGCGCGCCCGCGAGCTCACCGACGCCCCGGTCGGCGCGCTCGCCGAGCTCGAATAA
- a CDS encoding DUF502 domain-containing protein, protein MTSWKRDFASGLVVLAPILVTLYVLYWLFSLIARFSLLATNVDDPVVAVGLTLVVFVLLVFSVGYLMRTAIGTFAEEVLDGLVNRLPGLRIVYNASKMAVETVLSGGADEFQKPVKVEPWDGMRLTAFKTGKTTDDGREVVFMPTAPNITSGFVMELEPEDIQDADESTEDALTRVLSAGFGENERDVPEPFTEDDE, encoded by the coding sequence ATGACCTCGTGGAAGCGGGACTTCGCGAGCGGGCTGGTCGTGCTCGCGCCGATTCTGGTCACGCTGTACGTCCTCTACTGGCTGTTCTCGCTCATCGCGCGGTTCTCGCTGCTCGCGACGAACGTCGACGACCCGGTGGTCGCGGTCGGGCTGACGCTCGTGGTGTTCGTGCTGCTGGTGTTCTCCGTCGGCTACCTGATGCGGACCGCCATCGGGACGTTCGCGGAGGAGGTCCTCGACGGCCTCGTCAACCGGCTGCCGGGGCTGCGCATCGTCTACAACGCCTCGAAGATGGCCGTCGAGACCGTGCTGTCCGGGGGCGCCGACGAGTTCCAGAAGCCCGTGAAAGTCGAGCCGTGGGACGGGATGCGGCTGACCGCGTTCAAGACCGGGAAGACGACCGACGACGGCCGCGAGGTGGTGTTCATGCCGACCGCGCCGAACATCACCTCGGGGTTCGTGATGGAGCTCGAACCCGAGGACATCCAGGACGCCGACGAGTCCACGGAGGACGCCCTGACGCGGGTGTTGAGTGCGGGGTTCGGGGAGAACGAGCGCGACGTTCCGGAGCCGTTCACCGAGGACGACGAGTAG
- the pyrE gene encoding orotate phosphoribosyltransferase, translating to MAMSEDLVQLLRDADAVKFGEFELAHGGTSEYYVDKYLFETDPDCLRAIAEAFAERLDADAKLGGVALGGVPLAAATAVEADVPYVIARKQAKEYGTGNRIEGRLEEGEEVVVVEDIATTGQSAVDAVEALREAGAEVDRALLVVDREEGGRELLAEHGVEMEALVTASDLLDAE from the coding sequence CTGGCAATGTCCGAGGACCTCGTCCAGCTGCTCCGCGACGCGGACGCCGTGAAGTTCGGAGAGTTCGAGCTCGCCCACGGCGGCACCTCCGAGTACTACGTCGACAAGTACCTCTTCGAGACGGACCCCGACTGCCTGCGTGCCATCGCGGAGGCGTTCGCCGAACGCCTCGACGCGGACGCGAAGCTCGGCGGCGTCGCGCTCGGCGGCGTGCCGCTCGCCGCCGCGACGGCCGTGGAGGCCGACGTGCCGTACGTCATCGCGCGCAAGCAGGCCAAAGAGTACGGTACGGGCAACCGCATCGAGGGCCGCCTCGAAGAAGGCGAAGAGGTCGTCGTCGTCGAAGACATCGCGACCACGGGGCAGTCCGCCGTCGACGCGGTGGAGGCGCTCCGCGAGGCGGGCGCGGAAGTCGACCGCGCGCTGCTCGTGGTGGACCGCGAGGAGGGCGGCCGCGAACTGCTCGCCGAGCACGGCGTCGAGATGGAGGCGCTCGTCACGGCGAGCGACCTGCTGGACGCCGAGTGA
- a CDS encoding Na+/H+ antiporter NhaC family protein: MSDHAPLAYEDIDEARRPSLVEALVPIAAVVVSLGVGSGYLGLAPHAPLVWSIAFTGLFARYRLGYDWDGVYDAAASGLQMGLQAILILFVIYGLISTWISAGTIPGLMYYGLGTLTPVIFLPVTAIFAGIVAFAIGSSWTTVGALGIAFVGIGEGLGVPLAMTAGAIVSGAYAGDKQSPLSDTTNLAAAVTDADLYDHIKGMRVGTGIAFGLSVLAYAALGVFIVETGDTNIAAFTGPLADSYALGPLVFLPLVVTFALAIRGYPALPSLLAGVFAGAFTAILVQGVGFTAAWNTFLYGTSPATGSSTVNDLLAHGGISGSAWTIAVVVAALTLGGLLERTGILPTLAHHLTQAVWSPGSLVAGTGLAAIVTNAFSAQQYMSIVVPGLSLRNLYEEYGLDERDLSRAVEAAGTPTGPFFPWHAGAVFMTGALYSAEGAISWWWVPFYFFGILSPLVLFAMALTGHGYTQQPEPAEGVAPADD; this comes from the coding sequence ATGAGCGATCACGCACCGCTTGCGTACGAGGACATCGACGAGGCCCGCCGCCCCAGCCTCGTCGAGGCGCTCGTGCCCATCGCGGCCGTCGTCGTCTCGCTCGGCGTCGGTTCGGGCTACCTCGGCCTCGCGCCACACGCGCCCCTCGTCTGGAGTATCGCCTTCACGGGACTGTTCGCGCGCTACCGGCTCGGCTACGACTGGGACGGCGTCTACGACGCCGCCGCCTCCGGCCTCCAGATGGGACTGCAGGCGATTCTCATCCTGTTCGTCATCTACGGGCTGATCTCTACGTGGATCAGCGCCGGCACCATCCCCGGCCTGATGTACTACGGGCTCGGCACGCTCACTCCCGTCATCTTCCTGCCAGTCACGGCCATCTTCGCGGGCATCGTCGCGTTCGCCATCGGCTCCTCGTGGACCACGGTCGGGGCGCTCGGCATCGCGTTCGTCGGCATCGGCGAAGGACTGGGCGTCCCGTTGGCGATGACCGCGGGCGCCATCGTCTCCGGCGCGTACGCCGGCGACAAGCAGAGCCCGCTGTCGGACACCACGAACCTCGCAGCCGCCGTCACCGACGCCGACCTCTACGACCACATCAAGGGCATGCGCGTCGGCACCGGAATCGCCTTCGGCCTCTCAGTACTCGCGTACGCTGCCCTCGGTGTCTTCATCGTGGAGACCGGCGACACGAACATTGCGGCCTTCACCGGCCCGCTCGCCGACTCGTACGCGCTCGGGCCGCTGGTCTTCCTGCCGCTCGTGGTGACGTTCGCCCTCGCGATTCGCGGATACCCCGCGCTCCCGTCGCTGCTCGCCGGCGTCTTCGCGGGCGCGTTCACTGCCATCCTCGTTCAGGGCGTCGGCTTCACCGCCGCGTGGAACACCTTCCTGTACGGAACCAGTCCCGCCACAGGTAGCAGTACTGTCAACGACCTCCTCGCGCACGGTGGCATCTCGGGGTCGGCGTGGACCATCGCCGTGGTCGTCGCGGCGCTCACGCTCGGCGGGCTGCTCGAACGCACGGGCATCCTCCCAACGCTCGCCCATCACCTCACGCAGGCCGTCTGGTCGCCAGGGTCGCTGGTCGCCGGCACCGGTCTCGCCGCCATCGTGACGAACGCCTTCTCCGCCCAGCAGTACATGAGCATCGTCGTCCCCGGGCTCAGCCTCCGGAACCTCTACGAGGAGTACGGCCTGGACGAGCGTGACCTCTCGCGAGCAGTCGAGGCCGCCGGCACCCCGACGGGCCCGTTCTTCCCGTGGCACGCCGGCGCCGTCTTCATGACGGGCGCGCTCTACAGCGCCGAGGGCGCCATCTCGTGGTGGTGGGTGCCGTTCTACTTCTTCGGCATCCTCTCGCCGCTCGTGCTGTTCGCGATGGCGCTGACCGGCCACGGCTACACGCAGCAGCCCGAGCCGGCCGAAGGCGTGGCGCCCGCGGACGACTGA
- a CDS encoding Na+/H+ antiporter NhaC family protein: protein MTTRQVLVSLFAGVWSGALIVESWNPIAATALTMDWFVEVVRSPFDTKFIILILFMGAGAAFIYRSGGILALERWIGDRVSTARESQVLTWLVGVFIFFDSYTSTVVTGNATRELSQENRSSREMHAYVLDSTTSPVTTFGPVSNWIGFQVSMIIAGFEATEVTAEQLDLTAFGLFLQSIPWNIYCFMAFFMVGFVALTQRFYGPMLDAEWRARATGATIREDATPLSDVSSDVGEPSEKNPSLVNFFAPILVLLVVGLVSMWYLGGGHQPGVDVATAFQETDVAMGLLHGAFAFMLTGFVGSLAYGTMDLEEASDTVINGFKTMNIALAIIVLAWAIGLAAEEVGTAQFIVDTMVGSGVPGSFLPLIIFVAAMLVAFTTGTSWGTMAILTPLAIPLGYQLVGPSVLPVLVGVLFGGAIWGDHSSPISDTTVMSSIFAGSDHIDHVNTQIPFAATAAGATVVVLVLYGLGLQSAYVALPLAAVLTLGAVVALNKLDARRKGLPEVMPSAEELDADDVAAVERGEPPAANGSHDYFSLVPVVAVVVVAAYLLLVFAFATLGA, encoded by the coding sequence ATGACGACGCGTCAGGTGCTGGTGTCGCTGTTCGCCGGCGTCTGGTCGGGCGCGCTCATCGTCGAATCGTGGAACCCGATCGCCGCGACCGCGCTCACGATGGACTGGTTCGTCGAGGTCGTGCGGTCGCCGTTCGACACGAAGTTCATCATCCTCATCCTGTTCATGGGCGCGGGCGCCGCGTTCATCTACCGCTCGGGCGGCATCCTCGCGCTCGAACGCTGGATCGGCGACCGCGTCAGCACCGCCCGCGAGTCCCAGGTTCTGACGTGGCTCGTCGGCGTGTTCATCTTCTTCGACTCGTACACGAGCACCGTCGTCACCGGCAACGCCACCCGCGAGCTCTCCCAGGAGAACCGCTCCTCGCGGGAGATGCACGCCTACGTCCTCGACTCCACGACGTCGCCCGTGACGACGTTCGGCCCGGTGTCGAACTGGATCGGCTTCCAGGTGTCGATGATCATCGCGGGCTTCGAGGCCACCGAGGTCACCGCCGAGCAGCTAGACCTCACGGCGTTCGGGCTGTTCCTCCAGTCCATCCCGTGGAACATCTACTGTTTCATGGCGTTCTTCATGGTCGGGTTCGTCGCCCTCACGCAGCGGTTCTACGGCCCGATGCTGGACGCCGAGTGGCGCGCCCGCGCCACCGGCGCGACGATTCGGGAGGACGCGACGCCGCTGTCCGACGTCTCCAGTGACGTCGGCGAGCCCAGCGAGAAGAACCCCTCGCTGGTGAACTTCTTCGCGCCCATCCTCGTGTTGCTGGTGGTCGGTCTCGTCTCGATGTGGTACCTCGGCGGCGGCCACCAGCCGGGCGTCGACGTCGCCACCGCGTTCCAGGAGACCGACGTCGCGATGGGGCTGCTCCACGGCGCGTTCGCGTTCATGCTCACCGGCTTCGTCGGGTCGCTGGCGTACGGCACGATGGACCTCGAGGAGGCCAGCGACACCGTCATCAACGGCTTCAAGACGATGAACATCGCGCTCGCCATCATCGTGCTGGCGTGGGCCATCGGCCTCGCCGCCGAGGAGGTCGGCACCGCGCAGTTCATCGTCGACACGATGGTCGGCAGCGGCGTCCCCGGGAGCTTCCTCCCGCTCATCATCTTCGTCGCGGCGATGCTCGTCGCGTTCACCACGGGGACGTCGTGGGGGACGATGGCGATTCTGACGCCGCTGGCGATTCCGCTCGGCTACCAGCTCGTCGGGCCGTCCGTGCTCCCGGTGCTGGTCGGCGTGCTGTTCGGCGGCGCCATCTGGGGCGACCACTCCTCGCCCATCAGCGACACCACGGTGATGTCCTCGATCTTCGCGGGCTCGGACCACATCGACCACGTGAACACCCAGATTCCGTTCGCCGCGACCGCCGCGGGCGCAACCGTCGTCGTGCTGGTGCTGTACGGGCTCGGCCTGCAGTCCGCGTACGTCGCGCTCCCGCTGGCCGCCGTGCTCACGCTCGGTGCGGTCGTCGCGCTGAACAAGCTCGACGCCCGCCGGAAGGGCCTGCCCGAGGTGATGCCGTCCGCCGAGGAACTCGACGCCGACGACGTCGCCGCGGTCGAGCGCGGCGAGCCGCCCGCAGCGAACGGGAGCCACGACTACTTCTCGCTCGTGCCCGTCGTGGCCGTCGTCGTCGTGGCGGCGTACCTGCTGCTCGTGTTCGCGTTCGCGACGTTAGGCGCGTAG
- a CDS encoding proline dehydrogenase family protein has product MIPPIASKFVAGETPAEAVEHAGALNDRGVEAILNLLGEHYEERPPADEDAAAYEDLVRDIDSSGVDACISVKPSQIGLDVGDDVFAENLAGIVEVADEHGVFTWVDMENHETTDATLDAYEDLTTEYGGGVGVCIQANLKRTKGDLERLAGLPGKVRLVKGAYDEPKSIAYKRKERVNEAYRDYLEYMFREFEGGIGVGSHDPGMIAHARDLHDEYGTDYEVQMLMGVRDDAQVDLAADGVTVYQYVPYGDKWFSYFYRRAMERKENMLFALRAVLGR; this is encoded by the coding sequence ATGATACCGCCCATCGCGAGCAAGTTCGTCGCGGGGGAGACGCCGGCGGAGGCCGTCGAGCACGCCGGGGCACTGAACGACCGCGGCGTCGAGGCCATCCTGAACCTGTTGGGCGAGCACTACGAGGAGCGCCCGCCCGCGGACGAGGACGCCGCGGCCTACGAGGACCTCGTGCGGGACATCGACAGCAGCGGCGTCGACGCCTGCATCTCCGTGAAGCCCTCTCAGATCGGGCTGGACGTCGGCGACGACGTGTTCGCGGAGAACCTCGCGGGCATCGTGGAGGTGGCCGACGAGCACGGCGTGTTCACGTGGGTTGACATGGAAAACCACGAGACGACGGACGCCACCCTCGACGCCTACGAGGACCTCACGACGGAGTACGGGGGCGGCGTCGGCGTCTGCATCCAGGCGAACCTCAAGCGCACGAAGGGCGACCTCGAACGGCTCGCGGGCCTCCCGGGGAAGGTGCGGCTGGTGAAGGGCGCGTACGACGAGCCGAAGTCCATCGCGTACAAGCGCAAGGAACGCGTCAACGAGGCGTACCGCGACTACCTCGAGTACATGTTCCGGGAGTTCGAGGGCGGCATCGGCGTGGGCAGCCACGACCCGGGGATGATAGCGCACGCCCGCGACCTCCACGACGAGTACGGCACGGACTACGAGGTCCAGATGCTGATGGGCGTCCGGGACGACGCGCAGGTCGACCTCGCGGCGGACGGCGTCACGGTCTACCAGTACGTGCCGTACGGTGACAAGTGGTTCTCGTACTTCTACCGGCGCGCGATGGAGCGCAAGGAGAACATGCTGTTCGCGCTGCGGGCGGTGCTGGGCCGGTAA
- a CDS encoding branched-chain amino acid transaminase, which translates to MSAFDDMDVDTIWMNGEFVDWDDAQIHVLTHALHYGSGVFEGVRAYDTEEGPALFRWDEHLDRLFASAKPYDLDIDFTREELTEATVELLDRQDLASCYVRPIAYFGYDSLGVSPKDCPTEVAVAAWPWGTYLGEDALENGVEVMISSWRKHASSQIPTNAKTTGLYVNSMLAGEEARRNGYTEAIVLNKEGNVAEGPGENLFLVRDGEIYTPGLSESILDGITRDTVITLAEERGYTVHDNASISRGELNTADELFFTGSAAEVTPIRQVDNVEIGSGTRGPVTEELQKAFFDVVETGDREEWFHYV; encoded by the coding sequence ATGAGCGCCTTCGACGACATGGACGTGGACACCATCTGGATGAACGGCGAGTTCGTGGACTGGGACGACGCCCAGATTCACGTGCTCACGCACGCCCTGCACTACGGCAGCGGCGTCTTCGAGGGGGTCCGCGCGTACGACACCGAGGAGGGCCCCGCGCTGTTCCGGTGGGACGAACACTTAGACCGCCTGTTCGCGTCCGCGAAGCCCTACGACCTCGACATCGACTTCACCCGCGAGGAGCTCACCGAGGCCACCGTCGAACTGCTCGACCGCCAGGACCTCGCGTCCTGTTACGTCCGCCCCATCGCGTACTTCGGCTACGACTCGCTGGGCGTCTCCCCGAAGGACTGCCCGACCGAGGTCGCCGTCGCCGCGTGGCCGTGGGGGACGTACCTCGGCGAGGACGCCCTCGAGAACGGCGTCGAAGTGATGATCTCCTCGTGGCGCAAGCACGCCTCCAGCCAGATCCCGACGAACGCCAAGACCACCGGCCTCTACGTCAACTCCATGCTCGCCGGCGAGGAAGCCCGGCGCAACGGCTACACGGAAGCCATCGTCCTCAACAAGGAGGGCAACGTCGCCGAGGGCCCCGGGGAGAACCTCTTCCTCGTGCGCGACGGCGAGATCTACACGCCCGGGCTCTCCGAGAGCATCCTCGACGGCATCACCCGCGACACCGTCATCACGCTCGCCGAGGAGCGCGGCTACACCGTCCACGACAACGCCTCCATCTCCCGCGGCGAACTCAACACCGCCGACGAGCTGTTCTTCACCGGCTCCGCCGCCGAAGTCACGCCCATCCGACAGGTCGACAACGTCGAGATCGGCTCCGGCACCCGTGGCCCGGTCACCGAGGAGCTACAGAAGGCGTTCTTCGACGTCGTCGAGACCGGCGACCGCGAGGAGTGGTTCCACTACGTCTAA
- a CDS encoding GNAT family N-acetyltransferase — MHVREATPEDAPNVRAVADAAWHDAHDEIVGPDAVEAFLADYYAVDELRERYRDGDSETVVACEDGDVVGYASGVDGDGAYTLGSIYVHPEQQGEGVGSRLLVEIEDIARERDYDRLRLVVMADNDDARGFYEARGFEHVADDYDERLHVENCEYAKPLDDD; from the coding sequence ATGCACGTCCGCGAGGCGACGCCCGAGGACGCGCCGAACGTGCGGGCAGTCGCCGACGCCGCGTGGCACGACGCCCACGACGAAATCGTCGGCCCGGACGCCGTCGAGGCGTTCCTCGCCGACTACTACGCGGTCGACGAACTCCGCGAGCGGTACCGCGACGGCGACAGCGAGACCGTCGTCGCGTGCGAGGACGGCGACGTCGTCGGGTACGCCAGCGGCGTCGACGGCGACGGCGCGTACACGCTCGGCTCTATCTACGTCCACCCCGAGCAGCAGGGCGAGGGCGTCGGCAGCCGCCTGCTCGTCGAAATCGAGGACATAGCGCGCGAGCGCGACTACGACCGCCTCCGGCTGGTCGTGATGGCGGACAACGACGACGCCCGCGGATTCTACGAGGCCCGCGGCTTCGAGCACGTCGCCGACGACTACGACGAACGCCTCCACGTCGAGAACTGCGAGTACGCGAAACCGCTCGACGACGATTGA
- a CDS encoding DUF120 domain-containing protein, with product MSQSTGTGEVGFDELAVLKLLALDGARRGEVKVSCGDLADRLDASNQTASRRLQALEDAGLVERDLVNDGQWVAITDDGERTLEREYEDYRRIFEDAGELDLVGTVTSGMGEGRHYISLPGYMRQFEEKLGYEPYLGTLNVDLSQESQRARSALDAMSGVRIEGWEDEERTYGPATCYHATVENADGGSFSPVHVIVPDRTHHDESQVEVIAPEKLREELGLLDDDEVTVRVEEQ from the coding sequence ATGTCCCAATCCACGGGCACGGGCGAGGTCGGCTTCGACGAGCTCGCCGTGCTGAAGCTGCTCGCGCTCGACGGCGCGCGCCGCGGCGAGGTCAAGGTCTCCTGTGGGGACCTCGCGGACCGCCTCGACGCCTCCAACCAGACCGCCTCGCGGCGCCTCCAGGCGCTGGAGGACGCCGGGCTGGTCGAACGCGACCTCGTCAACGACGGCCAGTGGGTCGCCATCACCGACGACGGCGAGCGCACGCTCGAACGCGAGTACGAGGACTACCGCCGCATCTTCGAGGACGCCGGCGAGCTCGACCTCGTCGGCACCGTCACCAGCGGCATGGGCGAGGGTCGCCACTACATCAGCCTCCCCGGTTACATGCGCCAGTTCGAGGAGAAGCTCGGCTACGAGCCGTACCTCGGCACGCTCAACGTCGACCTCAGCCAGGAGAGCCAGCGCGCCCGCTCGGCGCTCGACGCGATGAGCGGCGTCCGCATCGAGGGCTGGGAGGACGAGGAGCGCACCTACGGCCCGGCGACGTGCTACCACGCCACCGTCGAGAACGCGGACGGCGGCTCGTTCTCCCCGGTCCACGTCATCGTGCCCGACCGCACGCACCACGACGAGAGCCAGGTCGAGGTCATCGCCCCGGAGAAGCTCCGCGAGGAACTCGGCCTCCTGGACGACGACGAGGTGACTGTCCGTGTCGAAGAGCAGTAA
- the ribB gene encoding 3,4-dihydroxy-2-butanone-4-phosphate synthase produces the protein MSKSSNAARVEQAVAAFRAGDPVLVHDAADREGEVDLVYPAAAVTPEDVARLRNDAGGLVCVAVDDAAANAFDLPFLGDVIDHPAADHGHLGYDDRSSFSLPVNHRETYTGITDDDRARTITELAAAAAHPDEADFAAEFRAPGHVHVLRAAPSLSDRKGHTELAIALAKEAGVAPAAVVCEMLDGDTGGALSVADAEAYADREGLVYVEGSELLAAFGE, from the coding sequence GTGTCGAAGAGCAGTAACGCTGCCCGCGTCGAGCAGGCCGTCGCGGCGTTCCGCGCCGGCGACCCCGTGCTCGTCCACGACGCCGCCGACCGCGAGGGCGAGGTCGACCTCGTCTACCCCGCGGCCGCGGTGACGCCCGAGGACGTCGCGCGCCTCCGTAACGACGCCGGCGGGCTCGTCTGCGTCGCGGTCGACGACGCCGCCGCGAACGCGTTCGACCTCCCGTTCCTCGGCGACGTCATCGACCACCCGGCCGCCGACCACGGCCACCTCGGGTACGACGACCGTTCGTCGTTCTCGCTGCCCGTGAACCACCGCGAGACGTACACCGGCATCACGGACGACGACCGCGCGCGCACCATCACGGAGCTCGCGGCCGCGGCCGCCCACCCCGACGAAGCGGACTTCGCCGCGGAGTTCCGGGCGCCCGGCCACGTCCACGTGCTGCGCGCGGCGCCCTCCCTGAGCGACAGAAAAGGGCACACGGAGCTCGCGATCGCGCTCGCGAAGGAGGCCGGCGTCGCGCCCGCCGCGGTCGTCTGCGAGATGCTCGACGGCGACACCGGCGGCGCGCTCTCGGTCGCGGACGCGGAGGCGTACGCCGACCGCGAGGGCCTCGTCTACGTCGAGGGCAGCGAGCTGCTGGCGGCGTTCGGCGAGTAG
- a CDS encoding CDP-2,3-bis-(O-geranylgeranyl)-sn-glycerol synthase yields the protein MGLAATVATAVWVMLPAYVPNNAAVLAGGGRPIDGGRTWGGKRVLGDGKTWRGTAIGTLVGAALAAVLNAVQPAAGDAVGVALPSFPPAAMLALPAGAMLGDILASFLKRRTGRERGAAFPLLDQLDFVVVALALAAIAAPAWFGDTFTLGVLVAILVLTPLLHVLTNGAAYLLGLKNEPW from the coding sequence ATGGGTCTCGCAGCGACGGTCGCGACCGCCGTGTGGGTGATGCTGCCCGCGTACGTCCCGAACAACGCCGCGGTGCTCGCCGGTGGCGGCCGCCCGATCGACGGCGGTCGCACCTGGGGCGGCAAGCGCGTGCTCGGCGACGGCAAGACGTGGCGCGGCACCGCTATCGGCACGCTCGTCGGCGCCGCGCTCGCCGCCGTCCTGAACGCAGTCCAGCCCGCTGCCGGCGACGCTGTTGGCGTCGCGCTCCCCTCGTTCCCGCCCGCCGCGATGCTCGCGCTCCCCGCCGGCGCCATGCTCGGCGACATCCTCGCCTCCTTCCTCAAACGCCGCACCGGCCGCGAACGCGGCGCCGCATTCCCCCTCCTCGACCAGCTCGACTTCGTCGTCGTCGCGCTCGCGCTCGCGGCTATCGCCGCTCCCGCCTGGTTCGGGGACACGTTCACACTCGGCGTCCTCGTCGCGATTCTCGTGCTCACGCCGCTGCTCCACGTCCTCACCAACGGCGCGGCGTACCTGCTCGGCCTGAAGAACGAGCCGTGGTAG
- the twy1 gene encoding 4-demethylwyosine synthase TYW1 yields MPKQVDDPDYHHDNHTAAQTCGWTANALRGEGTCYKHAFYGIRSHRCIQMTPVVRCNERCVFCWRDHAGHTYELDGVDWDDPEAVVDASIELQKDLLSGFGGNDDVPRERFEEAMEPRHVAISLDGEPTLYPYLPELLEEFHDRGLTTFLVSNGTRPEVLAECDPTQLYVSVDAPERATFDDVVGATEDDAWEKLVDTMDVLHDKAETRTVLRTTLVGGENMANPDWYAGFYDRADPDFVELKAYMHVGDSRDRLDREAMPSHEDVLDFARAVREHMPEHTVLRDQEVSRVALLARDTDTWVPKLEADSEFWAGSAAD; encoded by the coding sequence ATGCCGAAGCAGGTGGACGACCCGGACTACCACCACGACAACCACACCGCCGCCCAGACCTGTGGCTGGACGGCGAACGCGCTCCGCGGCGAGGGCACCTGCTACAAGCACGCGTTCTACGGGATTCGCTCGCACCGCTGCATCCAGATGACGCCCGTGGTGCGCTGCAACGAGCGCTGCGTGTTCTGCTGGCGCGACCACGCCGGCCACACGTACGAACTCGACGGCGTCGACTGGGACGACCCGGAGGCGGTGGTGGACGCCTCCATCGAACTCCAGAAGGACCTGCTGTCGGGGTTCGGCGGGAACGACGACGTTCCACGTGAACGCTTCGAGGAGGCGATGGAGCCCCGGCACGTCGCCATCTCGCTCGACGGCGAACCCACGCTCTACCCGTACCTCCCGGAGCTGCTGGAGGAGTTCCACGACCGCGGGCTGACGACGTTCCTCGTGTCGAACGGCACGCGGCCCGAGGTGCTCGCGGAGTGCGACCCGACGCAGCTGTACGTCTCCGTGGACGCGCCGGAGCGCGCGACGTTCGACGACGTGGTCGGCGCCACGGAGGACGACGCGTGGGAGAAGCTCGTGGACACGATGGACGTCCTCCACGACAAGGCGGAGACGCGGACGGTGCTGCGGACGACGCTCGTCGGCGGCGAGAACATGGCGAACCCGGACTGGTACGCGGGCTTCTACGACCGAGCGGACCCGGACTTCGTGGAGCTGAAGGCGTACATGCACGTCGGCGACAGCCGGGACCGCCTCGACCGGGAGGCGATGCCGAGCCACGAGGACGTCCTCGACTTCGCGCGAGCGGTGCGGGAACACATGCCCGAGCACACCGTGCTGCGCGACCAGGAGGTCTCGCGAGTGGCGCTGCTCGCCCGTGACACGGACACGTGGGTGCCGAAACTCGAAGCCGATTCGGAGTTCTGGGCGGGCTCGGCCGCGGACTGA